One segment of Thamnophis elegans isolate rThaEle1 chromosome 16, rThaEle1.pri, whole genome shotgun sequence DNA contains the following:
- the LOC116519171 gene encoding mediator of RNA polymerase II transcription subunit 22 isoform X3, producing MSQQRVLTQSKETLLQSYNKRLKDDVKSIMDNFTEIIKSAKIEEETQVSRATQGEQDNYEMHVRAANIVRAGESLMKLVSDLKQFLILNDFPSVNEAINQRNQQLRALQEECDKKLIALRDEISIDLYELEEEYYSSSLCLLFLAIYCICHLLQFLLAFEQGSWRGRSCEIYPLQNTGSPWPTTKSSPTFLLLRELCPI from the exons ATGTCGCAGCAACGAGTCCTAACCCAAAGTAAAGAAACTCTCCTCCAGTCCTACAACAAGCGGCTGAAAGATGATGTCAAATCCATCATGGACAACTTTACAGAAATAATCAAGTCTGCAAAA ATCGAAGAAGAAACCCAAGTGTCTCGCGCTACCCAAGGCGAACAGGATAACTACGAGATGCACGTCCGAGCGGCAAATATT GTCCGAGCTGGCGAGTCCTTAATGAAGCTGGTGTCCGATCTGAAGCAGTTCTTAATCCTTAATGACTTTCCTTCGGTCAACGAAGCCATCAACCAGCGCAATCAGCAATTGCGGGCTCTGCAGGAGGAATGCGACAAGAAACTCATCGCCCTGCGGGACGAAATCTCCATCGACCTCTACGAACTGGAAGAGGAGTATTACTCTTCCAG CTTGTGCCTTCTCTTTTTGGCAATTTACTGTATCTGCCATCTTTTGCAATTTCTGTTGGCTTTCGAGCAAGGCTCCTGGAGGGGCAGGAGTTGTGAGATTTATCCCctacaaaatacaggtagtccttggcctaCGACCAAATCGAGCCCAACCTTCCTGTTGTTAAGGgagctttgtcccatttaa
- the LOC116519171 gene encoding mediator of RNA polymerase II transcription subunit 22 isoform X4, with translation MSQQRVLTQSKETLLQSYNKRLKDDVKSIMDNFTEIIKSAKIEEETQVSRATQGEQDNYEMHVRAANIVRAGESLMKLVSDLKQFLILNDFPSVNEAINQRNQQLRALQEECDKKLIALRDEISIDLYELEEEYYSSRYK, from the exons ATGTCGCAGCAACGAGTCCTAACCCAAAGTAAAGAAACTCTCCTCCAGTCCTACAACAAGCGGCTGAAAGATGATGTCAAATCCATCATGGACAACTTTACAGAAATAATCAAGTCTGCAAAA ATCGAAGAAGAAACCCAAGTGTCTCGCGCTACCCAAGGCGAACAGGATAACTACGAGATGCACGTCCGAGCGGCAAATATT GTCCGAGCTGGCGAGTCCTTAATGAAGCTGGTGTCCGATCTGAAGCAGTTCTTAATCCTTAATGACTTTCCTTCGGTCAACGAAGCCATCAACCAGCGCAATCAGCAATTGCGGGCTCTGCAGGAGGAATGCGACAAGAAACTCATCGCCCTGCGGGACGAAATCTCCATCGACCTCTACGAACTGGAAGAGGAGTATTACTCTTCCAGGTACAAATAA
- the LOC116519172 gene encoding 60S ribosomal protein L7a encodes MPKGKKAKGKKVAPAPAVVKKQEAKKVVNPLFEKRPKNFGIGQDIQPKRDLTRFVKWPRYIRLQRQRAILYKRLKVPPAVNQFTQALDRQTATQLLKLAHKYRPETKQEKKQRLLARAEQKAAGKGDVPTKRPPVLRAGVNTVTTLVENKKAQLVVIAHDVDPIELVVFLPALCRKMGVPYCIIKGKARLGRLVHRKTCTCVAFTQVNPEDKGALAKLVEAVKTNYNERYDEIRRHWGGNVLGPKSVARIAKLEKAKAKELATKLG; translated from the exons ATG CCCAAGGGGAAGAAGGCCAAGGGGAAGAAGGTGGCTCCGGCCCCTGCTGTGGTCAAGAAGCAGGAGGCCAAGAAGGTGGTGAACCCGCTCTTTGAGAAGAGGCCCAAAAACTTCGGCATCG GCCAGGATATCCAGCCCAAACGAGACTTGACCCGCTTTGTGAAATGGCCTCGTTACATCCGCCTCCAGCGCCAGCGGGCGATCCTTTACAAAAGGTTGAAGGTGCCCCCAGCGGTCAACCAGTTCACCCAAGCCCTGGACCGCCAGACGG CGACTCAGCTTCTAAAGTTGGCTCACAAATACAGGCCTGAAACCAAGCAAGAGAAGAAACAGAGGCTGTTGGCTCGGGCGGAGCAGAAAGCGGCGGGGAAGGGCGATGTTCCAACCAAGAGGCCACCTGTGCTGAGGGCAG gTGTCAACACAGTCACGACCTTGGTGGAGAACAAGAAGGCTCAGCTGGTGGTGATCGCGCACGACGTAGACCCCATTGAG CTGGTGGTTTTTCTGCCCGCCTTGTGCCGGAAAATGGGGGTCCCCTATTGCATCATCAAAGGCAAAGCCAGGCTGGGTCGCCTCGTCCACCGGAAAACCTGCACTTGCGTGGCCTTCACCCAAGTTAATCC TGAGGACAAAGGAGCCTTGGCTAAACTGGTGGAAGCTGTTAAGACCAACTACAACGAGAGATACGATGAG attCGTCGTCACTGGGGAGGAAACGTCTTGGGTCCCAAATCCGTCGCTCGGATTGCTAAACTTGAAAAGGCCAAAGCAAAAGAGCTGGCCACCAAGCTTGGATAG
- the LOC116519430 gene encoding surfeit locus protein 1: MAAWQRLLSDGGLRGALGRLRFSCLNDGRRSFARCCLKDTLQQPPKILSWRLYPARNFASAATARSTEENILKWGLLLIPIGSFFLGSWQVRRREWKRKLIAELDSRVTAEPIPLPADFYELNELEYVPVKVRGHFDHTKELYVIPRTPVDPEKEARNAGRIMSNVESGAHVITPFYCTDLGITILVNRGFVPRKKMNPETRLKGQIQDDIELTGLVRLSEPRRAFVPENNIEQNAWFYRDLDAMARVTGAEPIFIDADYRSSVPGGPIGGQTRVTLRNEHMQYILTWYTLCAATSFLWYKRFIQKVPF, encoded by the exons ATGGCGGCGTGGCAACGGTTACTAAGCGACGGGGGACTGAGGGGCGCCCTCGGGAGGCTCCGG TTTTCCTGCCTGAATGATGGAAGGAGGTCCTTCGCCCGCTGCTGTTTGAAAGATACTTTACAGCAGCCCCCAA aGATTTTATCCTGGAGGCTTTATCCAGCCAGAAATTTTGCCTCAGCTGCTACTGCCAGATCCACAGAAGAAAATATACTAAAATGGGGACTTCTGCTCATCCCAATAGGTTCATTTTTCCTTGGCTCTTGGCAG GTTCGGCGGCGGGAATGGAAGAGGAAGCTGATTGCCGAACTGGACAGCAGGGTTACTGCTGAGCCAATTCCACTGCCAGCAGA CTTCTATGAACTGAACGAATTAGAATACGTGCCAGTCAAGGTCAGAGGTCATTTTGACCACACCAAAGAGCTGTATGTGATCCCGCGAACCCCAGTAGATCCCGAGAAAGAAGCCAGGAATGCCGGCCGTATCATGTCTAACGTAGAGAGCGGAGCCCACGTGATCACTCCCTTTTACTGCACTGACCTCGG GATAACGATTCTAGTCAACAGAGGATTTGTTCCCAGAAAGAAGATGAATCCAGAGACCAGATTAAAGGGACAG atcCAAGACGATATTGAACTCACCGGGTTGGTGAGGCTATCAGAACCTCGGAGGGCTTTTGTGCCGGAGAACAACATCGAACAAAACGCTTGGTTTTACCGTGATTTGGATGCCATGGCTAGAGTCACCGGAGCCGAGCCCATTTTTATCGACGCTGACTATA GAAGCTCAGTTCCCGGGGGGCCAATCGGGGGCCAGACCAGAGTAACTTTACGAAACGAGCACATGCAGTATATACTTACTTG gTACACCCTATGTGCAGCCACTTCCTTTTTGTGGTACAAGAGGTTCATTCAGAAGGTGCCTTTCTGA
- the SURF2 gene encoding surfeit locus protein 2 isoform X1: MAEPPRGREEGDGEEGEAGSSLLSPELERFLQRHPSLRVLPPGKKVRFMLTGHELPCRLPELQAFTAGKKYLRMSKTSEVLDYSEYEPHIVPSTKNLNQLFCKLTLRHLNKIPEHVLRHVQGRRYQKALRRYEDCQKEGLEYVPACLLHKRRRPRQETDNGLCERRGKPRGAFWEPPASDEGGNETDDSLSDLYPAELFPRKSATGEETPDKCMSDSDDEPARPGVENGSRVEPREINSQTATKRRKKQVGPHKKKFKKWNRKSKELRKSN; this comes from the exons ATGGCTGAACCGCCGCGCGGGCGAGAAGAAGGAGACGGAGAAGAAGGCGAGGCGGGATCGTCTCTGCTTTCCCCCGAGCTGGAGCGTTTCCTGCAGCGGCACCCGAGCTTGCGAGTCCTCCCTCCGGGGAAAAAG GTGCGCTTCATGCTGACTGGCCATGAGCTCCCTTGTAGGTTACCTGAACTCCAAGCTTTCACAGCTGGGAAGAAATACCTGCGCATGAGCAAGACCTCCGAGGTCTTGGACTACAGCGAGTACGAACCGCACATCGTGCCAAGCACCAAAAATCT gAATCAGCTATTCTGCAAACTCACCCTGCGTCATCTCAATAAGATCCCAGAGCATGTTCTCCGTCACGTCCAAGGCCGGCGTTATCAGAAGGCGCTCCGACGAT ATGAAGATTGTCAGAAAGAAGGGCTGGAATATGTCCCAGCTTGTCTCTTGCATAAACGTCGACGGCCCCGGCAAGAAACAGACAACGGTCTTTGCGAAAGGAGGGGGAAGCCAAGGGGGGCATTCTGGGAACCTCCCGCCAGTGATGAAGGGGGCAATGAAACCGACGACAGCCTGAGTGATTTGTACCCAG CTGAACTGTTCCCAAGGAAAAGCGCCACAGGCGAGGAGACCCCCGACAAATGTATGAGTGACAGCGACGACGAACCGGCGAGGCCAGGGGTGGAAAACGGCAGCCGAGTTGAACCGAGGGAGATCAATTCACAGACAGCCACGAAAAGGAGGAAG AAACAAGTcggccctcacaagaagaaatttaaaaagtggAACAGAAAATCTAAAGAGCTTCGGAAGAGCAATTAA
- the SURF2 gene encoding surfeit locus protein 2 isoform X2: protein MAEPPRGREEGDGEEGEAGSSLLSPELERFLQRHPSLRVLPPGKKVRFMLTGHELPCRLPELQAFTAGKKYLRMSKTSEVLDYSENQLFCKLTLRHLNKIPEHVLRHVQGRRYQKALRRYEDCQKEGLEYVPACLLHKRRRPRQETDNGLCERRGKPRGAFWEPPASDEGGNETDDSLSDLYPAELFPRKSATGEETPDKCMSDSDDEPARPGVENGSRVEPREINSQTATKRRKKQVGPHKKKFKKWNRKSKELRKSN from the exons ATGGCTGAACCGCCGCGCGGGCGAGAAGAAGGAGACGGAGAAGAAGGCGAGGCGGGATCGTCTCTGCTTTCCCCCGAGCTGGAGCGTTTCCTGCAGCGGCACCCGAGCTTGCGAGTCCTCCCTCCGGGGAAAAAG GTGCGCTTCATGCTGACTGGCCATGAGCTCCCTTGTAGGTTACCTGAACTCCAAGCTTTCACAGCTGGGAAGAAATACCTGCGCATGAGCAAGACCTCCGAGGTCTTGGACTACAGCGA gAATCAGCTATTCTGCAAACTCACCCTGCGTCATCTCAATAAGATCCCAGAGCATGTTCTCCGTCACGTCCAAGGCCGGCGTTATCAGAAGGCGCTCCGACGAT ATGAAGATTGTCAGAAAGAAGGGCTGGAATATGTCCCAGCTTGTCTCTTGCATAAACGTCGACGGCCCCGGCAAGAAACAGACAACGGTCTTTGCGAAAGGAGGGGGAAGCCAAGGGGGGCATTCTGGGAACCTCCCGCCAGTGATGAAGGGGGCAATGAAACCGACGACAGCCTGAGTGATTTGTACCCAG CTGAACTGTTCCCAAGGAAAAGCGCCACAGGCGAGGAGACCCCCGACAAATGTATGAGTGACAGCGACGACGAACCGGCGAGGCCAGGGGTGGAAAACGGCAGCCGAGTTGAACCGAGGGAGATCAATTCACAGACAGCCACGAAAAGGAGGAAG AAACAAGTcggccctcacaagaagaaatttaaaaagtggAACAGAAAATCTAAAGAGCTTCGGAAGAGCAATTAA
- the SURF4 gene encoding surfeit locus protein 4 has product MGQNDLMGSAEDFADQFLRVTKQYLPHVARLCLISTFLEDGIRMWFQWSEQRDYIDSTWNCGYLLASIFVFINLFGQLSGCILVLSRNFVQYACFGLFGIIALQTIAYSILWDVKFLMRNLALGGGLLLLLAESRSEGKSMFAGVPTMRESSPKQYMQLGGRVLLVLMFMTLLHLDVSFFSILQNLVGTALIILVAIGFKTKLAALTLVIWLFAINLYFNAFWTVPTYKPMHDFLKYDFFQTMSVIGGLLLVVALGPGGVSMDEKKKEW; this is encoded by the exons TTCCTACGGGTGACGAAACAGTACCTTCCCCACGTGGCCCGGCTGTGCCTGATCAGCACCTTCCTGGAAGACGGGATTCGCATGTGGTTCCAGTGGAGCGAGCAGAGGGACTACATCGACAGCACATGGAACTGCGGCTATCTCCTGGCCTCCATCTTTGTCTTCATTAACCTCTTCGGGCAGTTAA GCGGTTGCATTCTTGTGCTGAGCAGGAATTTTGTTCAATATGCCTGCTTTGGATTATTCGGAATTATTGCATTACAG aCAATTGCATACAGTATTTTATGGGACGTGAAGTTTTTGATGAG aaATCTTGCCCTGGGAGGGGGTTTACTGCTGCTGTTGGCGGAGTCTCGGTCGGAAGGGAAAAGCATGTTCGCGGGGGTACCGACCATGCGGGAAAGCTCCCCAAAGCAATACATGCAGCTGGGAGGACGGGTGCTTCTAGTCCTCATGTTTATGACCCTCCTGCATTTAGACGTTAGTTTCTTTTCG ATCCTGCAGAACCTGGTGGGCACGGCGTTGATCATCCTGGTGGCCATCGGATTCAAAACCAAACTGGCGGCCTTAACTTTGGTCATCTGGCTCTTTGCCATCAACCTGTATTTCAACGCTTTCTGGACTGTCCCAACTTACAAACCCATGCACGATTTCCTGAAATACGACTTCTTCCAGACCATGTCGGTCATCGGAGGCCTGCTTCTCGTGGTGGCCTTGGGTCCCGGCGGCGTCTCCATGGACGAGAAGAAGAAGGAATGGTAG